A genomic region of Micromonospora sp. NBRC 110009 contains the following coding sequences:
- the kdpA gene encoding potassium-transporting ATPase subunit KdpA, whose amino-acid sequence MTTTTAGIIFILSLAVALVAVYKPFGDYMYRVVSGTRHSGAERGLYRVMGVNPAAEQSWAVYARSLLAFSAVSILFLYAFMRLQNHLWLSLGFDPVMTHGAWNTAVSFVTNTNWQWYSGESTMGHLVQMAGLAVQNFVSAAVGIAVAVALVRGFARSRTGELGNFWVDLTRITLRVLLPIAVLGALVLMVGGVVQNLSGGTDVTTLTGGSQHLTGGPVASQEVIKELGTNGGGFYNTNSAHPFENPTTWTNWLEIFLIFLIPFSLPRVFGRMVGQNRQGYAIAAVMATLALASIALTNVFELAHAGTVPQTIGAAMEGKDVRFDVSNSATFAAATTLTSTGAVNSFHDSFTSLGGMMTMFNMMLGEVAPGGTGSGLYGLLILAVITVFVAGLMVGRTPEYLGKKIGSREIKLASLYFLVTPALVLAGTAAAFATGNNSTALNVGPHGLSEVLYAFTSAANNNGSAFAGITVNTQWWNTALGLGMLLGRFLPIVFVLALAGSLARQKPTPASEGTLPTHRPLFVGMVVGVTVILVALTFLPALALGPLAEGL is encoded by the coding sequence ATGACCACGACCACAGCCGGCATCATCTTCATTCTGTCCCTGGCGGTGGCGCTCGTCGCCGTCTACAAGCCGTTCGGCGACTACATGTACCGCGTGGTCTCCGGCACCCGGCACTCCGGTGCCGAGCGCGGGCTCTACCGCGTGATGGGCGTCAACCCGGCGGCCGAGCAGTCCTGGGCCGTGTACGCCCGCAGCCTGCTGGCCTTCTCAGCTGTGTCGATCCTGTTCCTGTACGCGTTCATGCGACTGCAGAACCACCTGTGGCTGAGCCTGGGCTTCGATCCGGTGATGACCCACGGCGCGTGGAACACCGCGGTCTCGTTCGTGACCAACACGAACTGGCAGTGGTACTCGGGCGAGTCGACCATGGGCCACCTGGTGCAGATGGCCGGCCTGGCGGTGCAGAACTTCGTCTCCGCCGCCGTCGGCATCGCCGTGGCAGTCGCGCTGGTGCGCGGCTTCGCCCGTAGCCGGACTGGTGAACTGGGCAACTTCTGGGTCGACCTGACCCGGATCACGCTGCGCGTCCTGCTGCCGATCGCGGTGCTCGGCGCGCTGGTCCTGATGGTCGGCGGCGTGGTGCAGAACCTCTCCGGCGGCACCGACGTGACCACGCTGACCGGGGGCAGCCAGCACCTCACCGGCGGGCCGGTGGCCAGCCAGGAAGTGATCAAGGAGCTGGGCACGAACGGTGGCGGCTTCTACAACACCAACAGCGCCCACCCGTTCGAGAACCCGACCACCTGGACGAACTGGCTGGAGATCTTCCTGATCTTCCTGATCCCGTTCAGCCTGCCGCGGGTCTTCGGCCGGATGGTCGGCCAGAACCGCCAGGGCTACGCGATCGCCGCGGTGATGGCGACCCTGGCGCTGGCCAGCATCGCCCTGACCAATGTCTTCGAGTTGGCCCACGCCGGAACCGTCCCGCAGACGATCGGCGCCGCGATGGAGGGCAAGGACGTCCGGTTCGACGTGTCGAACTCGGCGACCTTCGCCGCGGCCACGACGCTGACCTCCACGGGTGCGGTGAACTCGTTCCACGACTCGTTCACCTCGCTCGGCGGCATGATGACGATGTTCAACATGATGCTCGGCGAGGTCGCGCCCGGCGGCACCGGCTCCGGCCTCTACGGGCTGCTGATCCTGGCGGTGATCACGGTCTTCGTCGCCGGCCTGATGGTCGGCCGCACCCCGGAGTACCTCGGCAAGAAGATCGGCTCTCGCGAGATCAAGCTGGCCTCGCTCTACTTCCTGGTCACTCCGGCCCTGGTGCTGGCCGGGACGGCAGCGGCCTTCGCCACCGGCAACAACTCCACCGCGTTGAACGTCGGCCCACACGGCCTCTCCGAGGTGCTCTACGCGTTCACCTCGGCGGCCAACAACAACGGCTCCGCGTTTGCCGGTATCACGGTGAACACGCAGTGGTGGAACACCGCCCTGGGCCTCGGCATGCTGCTCGGCCGCTTCCTGCCGATCGTCTTCGTGCTCGCCCTGGCCGGCTCGCTGGCCCGTCAGAAACCCACCCCCGCGTCCGAGGGCACGCTGCCGACCCACCGGCCGCTCTTCGTCGGCATGGTCGTCGGCGTCACGGTGATCCTCGTGGCGCTGACCTTCCTGCCCGCGCTCGCGCTCGGCCCCCTGGCTGAGGGGCTGTGA
- the kdpF gene encoding K(+)-transporting ATPase subunit F, protein MSAVNAVGLVLAIGLGVFLVVALLFPERF, encoded by the coding sequence GTGAGCGCGGTGAACGCCGTCGGCCTGGTGCTGGCGATCGGCCTGGGTGTGTTCCTGGTCGTCGCCCTGCTGTTCCCGGAGCGCTTCTGA